CGATCGGAGAAATCATGGACACCGGCACCCACACCGTCGAACTCGACGGCGTCCGCCAGCGTTACCACGTGCACGGCCGCGGGCCGGTGTGCGTCGCCCTGCCCGGCGGCCCCGGCGTCGACTGGGCGTACCTGCGGATGCCCGCGCTCGAAGCGCACCTGACCGTGGTCTACGTCGAGCCGATCGGCACCGGCGGCTCGGGGCGGCTGGCGTCCCACCCGCACGGGTACACCCGCGCCCGGTACGCCCGTGCCCTGCTCGCATTGCTGGACCACCTCGGCGTGGCCACGGCCCACCTCATCGGCCATTCCCACGGCGGGTTCGTCGCGCAGTACTTCGCGCTGCACCGCCCCGACCGGGTCGCCGGGGTGGTGCTGTACGAGAGCGCCCCGGTCACCGGGCCGGAGCACGGCGCCGAAGCCCAGCGCAACGTCGAGGAGTTCGCCCGCCGCAACGCCGACCGGCCCGACCTGCCCGGGGTGCTGGCCGCCCTGCAGGCGACGGCGTCGATCTCGGACGACGACGAGATGGACGCCGCGCTGCGTGGTCTGCTGCCGGCGTACTTCGCCGACTACTGGGGCCGGGAGGCGGAGTTCGCGCCGCTGAGGGCGACCGTCCGCGGCACGCACATCTCCGGACTGGACGAGCGGCTCGTGCCGGACACGATCGACGACCGTGCGGCGCTGGGTTCCCTGACCGTGCCGGCGCTGGTGGTGGCCGGCCGGTTCGACGTGATCTGCGGAGTCCGCTGGGCGCGCGAGCTGGTCGAGCTGATCCCGGACGCCCGCCTCGTCGTACTGGAGCGCAGCGGTCACTTCGGCCACCTCGAGGAACCCGCCGTGTTCGCCGAGGCCGTAGCCGGCTTCGTCATCGGCAGCTGAGGGGCTCGCGATCCCGGCGGGAGGCCGCCCGCGCCTCCCGCCCTGCGCCGTCATCGGTGCAGCCACCCGGACCCAGGCGGTCGATGGCTACATTGACGAGCATGGGGGATGTCGACTGGTCGGCGTTGGAACACAACTACGGCGATGCCTCGGATGTGCCCGGCCTGCTCCGGGCCTGCGCGAGCCCGGACGCGGGCACGGCGTCCGACGCGCTCGCCGACTTGACCAACAAGCTCTACCACCAGGGTGGTTGGGTCTGTTCCGCGGCGCCGGCCG
The window above is part of the Amycolatopsis camponoti genome. Proteins encoded here:
- a CDS encoding alpha/beta fold hydrolase; amino-acid sequence: MDTGTHTVELDGVRQRYHVHGRGPVCVALPGGPGVDWAYLRMPALEAHLTVVYVEPIGTGGSGRLASHPHGYTRARYARALLALLDHLGVATAHLIGHSHGGFVAQYFALHRPDRVAGVVLYESAPVTGPEHGAEAQRNVEEFARRNADRPDLPGVLAALQATASISDDDEMDAALRGLLPAYFADYWGREAEFAPLRATVRGTHISGLDERLVPDTIDDRAALGSLTVPALVVAGRFDVICGVRWARELVELIPDARLVVLERSGHFGHLEEPAVFAEAVAGFVIGS